A single window of Gemmatimonadaceae bacterium DNA harbors:
- a CDS encoding co-chaperone GroES, producing MKVSPLADRVVIKPMEEAEQMRGGLYIPDTAKEKPQQGEIIAVGPGRYEKDKRVPMEVKVGDKVLYGKYSGTEVTVDGEPVLILRESDVLAVVG from the coding sequence GTGAAGGTCTCGCCGCTGGCGGATCGCGTCGTAATCAAGCCGATGGAAGAGGCCGAGCAGATGCGCGGCGGACTCTACATCCCCGACACCGCCAAGGAGAAGCCGCAGCAGGGCGAGATCATCGCCGTCGGACCGGGCCGCTACGAGAAGGACAAGCGCGTTCCGATGGAAGTGAAGGTCGGCGACAAGGTCCTGTACGGAAAGTACAGCGGCACCGAAGTCACGGTCGACGGTGAGCCGGTGCTCATCCTCCGCGAGTCCGACGTACTCGCGGTCGTCGGCTGA
- a CDS encoding putative sugar nucleotidyl transferase, with protein MSELFLYDDARARQFEPFALSRPIGELRSGALLLRERWETAIGRPAAGLVSAPHLAAFAEDDSPRVVRDALPAGTILANARCAVALAHAPDADVWRCDGRVAAVRLRWPVALDELQEGERALETLAAPEGRSAQVHGRWIDEIWHFIRDLPAQLLEDIAALSDGASLLSATHGARAGEHPVFVERDAVVEPMVMFDVTGGPVLIRRGATVQAFTRIVGPCVIGKNSVVGGGRIAASSIGESCRVHGELSTSIILGHSNKGHDGFVGHSYLGRWVNLGAGTITSNLKNTYGSVALWTPTGLRDSGMQFLGAMIGDHAKTGIGVRLTTGTVIGAGANIFGGGVMPKVVPPFAWGDAPPYATYELPKFLEAAERMMQRRGVVMTDRTRAQLSAAHVTRWTAR; from the coding sequence ATGAGCGAACTGTTCCTGTACGACGACGCCCGGGCGCGCCAGTTCGAGCCGTTCGCGCTGAGCCGTCCGATCGGCGAGTTGCGGTCGGGAGCGCTGCTCCTGCGCGAGCGCTGGGAAACCGCGATCGGACGTCCGGCCGCCGGCCTGGTGAGCGCCCCGCACCTGGCGGCGTTCGCCGAGGACGATTCGCCGCGCGTGGTGCGCGACGCGCTGCCGGCCGGGACGATCCTCGCCAATGCGCGCTGTGCGGTGGCGCTCGCTCACGCGCCGGACGCCGACGTCTGGCGGTGCGATGGGCGGGTGGCCGCGGTGCGCCTGCGGTGGCCGGTGGCGCTCGACGAATTGCAGGAGGGGGAGCGCGCGCTCGAGACGCTGGCCGCGCCCGAGGGCCGGAGCGCCCAGGTGCACGGCCGGTGGATCGACGAGATCTGGCACTTCATCCGGGATCTGCCGGCGCAGCTCCTGGAGGACATCGCGGCGCTGAGCGACGGCGCGTCGCTGCTGAGCGCCACGCACGGCGCGCGCGCCGGCGAGCACCCGGTGTTCGTGGAGCGCGACGCCGTGGTGGAACCGATGGTGATGTTTGACGTCACGGGCGGCCCCGTGCTCATCCGGCGGGGCGCGACCGTCCAGGCGTTCACGCGGATCGTAGGGCCGTGCGTGATCGGCAAGAACTCCGTGGTGGGCGGCGGCCGCATCGCCGCCAGTTCGATCGGCGAATCGTGCCGGGTGCACGGTGAATTGAGCACGTCGATCATCCTCGGCCACAGCAACAAGGGGCACGACGGATTCGTGGGCCACTCCTACCTGGGCCGCTGGGTGAACCTCGGCGCCGGAACGATCACCAGCAACCTCAAGAACACCTACGGGTCGGTGGCGCTGTGGACGCCCACCGGTCTGCGCGACAGCGGGATGCAGTTCCTGGGGGCGATGATCGGCGACCATGCGAAGACGGGGATCGGCGTCCGGCTCACCACGGGCACGGTGATCGGCGCCGGCGCGAACATCTTCGGCGGCGGGGTGATGCCCAAGGTCGTGCCGCCGTTCGCGTGGGGCGACGCCCCGCCGTACGCCACCTACGAACTTCCGAAATTTCTTGAAGCCGCCGAGCGGATGATGCAGCGTCGGGGCGTGGTGATGACCGACCGCACCCGGGCCCAGCTCAGCGCCGCGCACGTCACGCGCTGGACCGCGAGATAG
- a CDS encoding type III pantothenate kinase has protein sequence MNLVFDVGNTETTVGLFDAGQLRGHWRITSDVARTPDEIGVLLRALLAGHGFDHGAVTGVAIASVVPPITQPLHEACERWISHARLVVIDPTAKLPIRLQVDEPLTVGADRIVNTLAASQIHKRDAIIVDLGTATTFDCVTRDGVFLGGVIAPGVRTSAETLFRRTSKLPATELVPPDRVIGTRTEACIRAGVMFGAADSIDGLVARIKAEWPGKETPTVIATGGLAEAFRDLCRSFEVIDPYLTLTGLDLAFGLLTA, from the coding sequence GTGAATCTCGTCTTCGACGTGGGTAACACCGAAACGACCGTCGGCCTGTTCGACGCCGGCCAACTGCGCGGCCACTGGCGCATCACCTCCGACGTGGCCCGGACTCCCGACGAGATCGGCGTGCTGCTCCGCGCCCTGCTCGCCGGCCACGGGTTCGACCACGGCGCGGTGACCGGCGTGGCGATCGCATCGGTCGTGCCGCCGATCACGCAGCCGCTGCACGAGGCCTGCGAACGCTGGATCTCGCACGCGCGCCTCGTCGTCATCGACCCCACCGCGAAGCTCCCGATCCGCCTGCAGGTGGATGAGCCGCTCACCGTGGGGGCGGACCGCATCGTCAACACGCTCGCCGCCAGCCAGATCCACAAGCGCGACGCCATCATCGTGGACCTCGGCACCGCCACCACGTTCGACTGCGTGACTCGCGACGGCGTCTTCCTGGGCGGAGTGATCGCCCCCGGCGTGCGCACGTCCGCCGAAACGCTGTTCCGGCGCACGTCCAAGCTGCCGGCCACCGAGCTCGTGCCGCCCGACCGCGTGATCGGCACGCGGACCGAAGCCTGCATCCGCGCCGGCGTCATGTTCGGCGCCGCGGACTCCATCGACGGCCTCGTGGCGCGCATCAAGGCCGAGTGGCCGGGCAAGGAGACCCCGACGGTGATCGCCACCGGCGGGCTGGCCGAAGCGTTCCGGGATCTCTGCCGGTCGTTCGAGGTGATCGATCCGTACCTGACCCTGACCGGGCTGGACCTGGCGTTCGGGCTTCTGACTGCCTAG
- a CDS encoding biotin--[acetyl-CoA-carboxylase] ligase, with amino-acid sequence MVPTLRYDGVAADALAGALGVPALELFDTVGSTLDVAHARAAEGADAGTLVLADEQTAGRGRQGRPWVSQRGSGIWLTLIERPRDPRAVDVLSLRLGLHAAAALAPFAGSPIGLKWPNDLYVDGRKLAGILVEARWREQRLDWIAVGFGINVRTPDAMPEAAALRAGVSRVAVLQRLVPALRAAAAESGGLRAEELAAYAARDVARGRRCVEPARGTVTGIDASGAVVIDTGAGAHAVRAGSLVLLEEV; translated from the coding sequence ATGGTCCCCACGCTCCGCTACGACGGCGTCGCGGCCGACGCGCTCGCCGGCGCGCTCGGCGTGCCGGCGCTCGAACTGTTCGACACGGTGGGTTCGACCCTCGACGTCGCGCACGCGCGCGCCGCGGAGGGGGCCGACGCGGGCACGCTGGTCCTGGCCGATGAACAGACGGCCGGCCGCGGCCGCCAGGGACGCCCCTGGGTGTCGCAGCGCGGGAGCGGCATCTGGCTCACCCTCATCGAACGGCCGCGCGATCCGCGCGCCGTGGATGTCCTGTCGCTGCGACTGGGACTGCACGCGGCCGCCGCGCTCGCGCCCTTCGCCGGCTCCCCGATCGGCCTCAAATGGCCCAACGACCTCTACGTCGACGGGCGAAAGCTGGCCGGCATCCTCGTCGAGGCGCGGTGGCGGGAGCAGCGGCTGGACTGGATCGCCGTCGGGTTCGGCATCAATGTTCGAACGCCCGACGCGATGCCCGAGGCGGCGGCCCTCCGGGCCGGCGTCTCGCGCGTGGCGGTGCTGCAGCGGCTGGTGCCGGCGCTGCGAGCCGCAGCCGCCGAGTCGGGCGGGCTCCGCGCCGAGGAACTCGCCGCCTACGCGGCGCGGGACGTGGCGCGGGGCCGGCGGTGCGTCGAGCCGGCGCGGGGCACGGTGACCGGAATCGATGCGTCCGGCGCCGTGGTGATCGATACCGGCGCCGGCGCGCACGCGGTGCGCGCGGGCTCGCTCGTTCTCCTGGAGGAAGTGTGA
- the groL gene encoding chaperonin GroEL (60 kDa chaperone family; promotes refolding of misfolded polypeptides especially under stressful conditions; forms two stacked rings of heptamers to form a barrel-shaped 14mer; ends can be capped by GroES; misfolded proteins enter the barrel where they are refolded when GroES binds): MAAKELHFNVDARAALKRGVDQLAEAVKVTLGPKGRNVVIDKKFGAPTVTKDGVTVAKEIELADPIENMGAQMVKEVATKTSDNAGDGTTTATVLAQAIFREGLKNVTAGANPMAIKRGIDQAVTAVIEELKKISVPTSGKKEIAQVGTISANNDAEIGKLISEAMEKVGKDGVITVEEARGLETTLETVDGMQFDRGYVSPYFVTDPEKMEAALEDAYILIHDKKISAMKDLLPVLEKVAQTGKPLLIIAEDIEGEAMATLVVNKLRGTLKVCAVKAPGFGDRRKAMLEDIAVLTAGQVISEDVGFKLENAVLGDLGRAKRVVVDKDNTTLIDGNGDEKKIEGRISEIRVAIDKSTSDYDKEKLQERLAKLAGGVAVINVGAATEAEMKEKKARVEDALHATRAAVEEGIVPGGGVALIRAQRALKGLKTREADEQIGVDIIRRAIEEPIRMIVFNAGGEGSIVVEKVRASKDDAFGYNALTDTYENLVQAGVIDPTKVTRTALQNAASIAGLLLTTEALIVEKKEERGAPAAPAGGGMGGMY, translated from the coding sequence ATGGCAGCAAAGGAACTCCACTTCAACGTGGACGCCCGCGCGGCGCTCAAGCGCGGCGTGGATCAGCTCGCCGAAGCGGTGAAGGTGACGCTCGGCCCGAAGGGACGGAATGTCGTGATCGACAAGAAGTTCGGTGCCCCGACCGTGACCAAGGACGGCGTCACGGTGGCCAAGGAGATCGAGCTCGCCGATCCGATTGAGAACATGGGCGCGCAGATGGTCAAGGAAGTCGCGACCAAGACCTCGGACAACGCCGGCGACGGCACGACCACGGCCACGGTGCTCGCTCAGGCGATCTTCCGTGAAGGCCTCAAGAACGTCACCGCCGGCGCCAACCCGATGGCGATCAAGCGCGGCATCGACCAGGCCGTCACGGCCGTGATCGAGGAACTCAAGAAGATCAGCGTGCCGACGTCGGGCAAGAAGGAGATCGCGCAGGTGGGCACGATCTCGGCGAACAACGATGCCGAGATCGGCAAGCTCATCTCCGAAGCGATGGAGAAGGTGGGCAAGGACGGCGTCATCACGGTCGAGGAGGCCCGTGGCCTCGAGACCACGCTGGAGACGGTGGACGGCATGCAGTTCGATCGCGGCTACGTCTCGCCCTACTTCGTGACCGATCCCGAGAAGATGGAAGCGGCGCTCGAAGACGCCTACATCCTCATTCACGACAAGAAGATCTCGGCGATGAAGGACCTGCTTCCGGTGCTCGAGAAGGTGGCGCAGACGGGCAAGCCGCTGCTCATCATCGCCGAGGACATCGAAGGCGAGGCCATGGCGACGCTCGTCGTCAACAAGCTGCGCGGCACGCTCAAGGTGTGCGCCGTCAAGGCGCCGGGCTTCGGCGACCGCCGCAAGGCGATGCTCGAAGACATCGCCGTGCTGACCGCCGGCCAGGTGATCAGCGAGGACGTCGGCTTCAAGCTCGAGAACGCCGTGCTCGGCGATCTCGGACGGGCCAAGCGCGTCGTCGTGGACAAGGACAACACCACGCTCATCGACGGCAACGGCGATGAGAAGAAGATCGAGGGTCGCATCTCCGAGATCCGCGTCGCGATCGACAAGAGCACGTCGGACTACGACAAGGAGAAGCTCCAGGAGCGGCTGGCCAAGCTCGCCGGCGGGGTGGCGGTGATCAACGTCGGCGCCGCGACCGAAGCCGAGATGAAGGAGAAGAAGGCCCGCGTCGAGGATGCGCTGCACGCCACGCGTGCCGCCGTCGAAGAGGGCATCGTCCCGGGCGGCGGGGTGGCGCTCATCCGTGCCCAGCGCGCGCTCAAGGGCCTCAAGACCCGCGAGGCCGACGAGCAGATCGGCGTCGACATCATCCGTCGCGCCATCGAAGAGCCCATCCGCATGATCGTGTTCAATGCGGGCGGCGAAGGCTCGATCGTGGTCGAGAAGGTGCGGGCGTCCAAGGATGACGCGTTCGGGTACAACGCGCTCACCGACACGTACGAGAACCTCGTGCAGGCCGGGGTCATCGATCCGACCAAGGTCACCCGCACGGCGCTGCAGAACGCGGCGTCGATCGCCGGGCTCCTCCTGACGACCGAAGCGCTGATCGTCGAGAAGAAGGAAGAGCGTGGCGCGCCGGCCGCTCCGGCCGGTGGTGGCATGGGCGGGATGTACTAG
- a CDS encoding MBL fold metallo-hydrolase produces MRVWVLGSGSGGNAVLLEAGAGRILVDAGFGVRTLAGRLAAIGVAPESIEACVLTHEHTDHVKGAAAAARKWGWAVHATRGTIAGTPDLVGARVHPFAAGASLAFSTMDVATVGTPHDAAEPVGVVVTARATGERATVCTDIGHVSDGVRALCRDVDLLILESNHDEGMLRAGPYPPVVQARIAGDRGHLANRHAAALIRDSMTPRLRHVVLAHLSQNCNAPALARETTEREVKRTVYRGEVTTALPDAVIGPFAVGRPATAAAPQYRLDL; encoded by the coding sequence ATGCGCGTCTGGGTGCTGGGCAGCGGCAGCGGCGGCAATGCCGTTCTCCTGGAAGCCGGGGCGGGCCGCATCCTGGTGGACGCGGGGTTCGGCGTGCGCACGCTGGCCGGCCGTCTGGCCGCGATCGGGGTGGCGCCGGAATCCATCGAGGCCTGTGTGCTCACGCACGAGCATACCGACCACGTGAAGGGCGCCGCCGCGGCGGCGCGCAAGTGGGGATGGGCGGTGCACGCGACGCGGGGAACGATCGCCGGGACCCCCGATCTGGTCGGCGCCCGCGTGCACCCGTTCGCCGCCGGCGCCTCGCTGGCGTTCAGCACCATGGACGTGGCCACCGTGGGCACGCCGCACGACGCCGCGGAGCCGGTGGGCGTGGTGGTCACGGCGCGGGCAACGGGCGAGCGCGCCACGGTGTGCACCGACATCGGGCACGTGAGCGACGGAGTGCGCGCGCTGTGCCGCGACGTGGACCTGCTGATCCTCGAGTCGAACCACGACGAAGGGATGTTGCGCGCGGGGCCGTATCCGCCGGTGGTGCAGGCGCGGATCGCCGGGGACCGCGGCCATCTGGCCAATCGCCACGCGGCGGCGCTGATCCGCGACAGCATGACGCCGCGGCTGCGCCACGTGGTGCTGGCCCACCTCAGCCAGAACTGCAACGCCCCGGCGCTGGCCCGTGAGACCACGGAGCGTGAGGTGAAGCGCACCGTGTACCGCGGGGAGGTGACGACGGCGCTCCCCGACGCCGTGATCGGGCCGTTCGCCGTGGGCCGGCCGGCGACCGCCGCCGCGCCGCAGTACCGCCTCGATCTGTAG